The sequence below is a genomic window from Peptostreptococcaceae bacterium.
TCGCCACTGAAATGCGCCTTGGCATATAGCCCTGCAGTAGAAGAGATATCTCCCCTTTTAGCATCTGCTATGGATATCAATTTCTTTTCCCTAAGATAGTCCATTGTTTTTCCATAGGCCCTCAGTCCTTCGATTCCCTCCGCTTCATAGCATGCTATCTGCAGCTTGAAGCAGGCCGCCCTGTTCTCTGCCGCATCTATCGCCAAACGGTTGAACGCAAAAATCCTATCATTTTCGGCACTGTATTTCTTTTTCAAAAAATCCGGTATATACTCCATCCGTATGTCCAGCCCAACGCAAATCATCCCCTTGGAAACGACCTCATCGTGCAATCTGTCTACTATCATAAACTATTTCCCCCTCTTTCATTGTAAATACAATCTCCCCTTTAGTCTTCCATCCGTTAAAGGGTGTATTTCTGCCCTTCGACACGAAGGTTTCTGATGAAATTGTCTTTGCTATATCCAGGTCGGCCAAAACCAGGTCCGCGTCAAATCCCTCTTCAATGCGTCCCTTGGCAAGCCCAAGAAGTTCGGCAGGCTTTTCGGCCATCATTTCAATCAGCCTTCCAAGACCTATTTTTTCCTTTTCAAAAACGGTATTCACCATTTCAAATGC
It includes:
- a CDS encoding amidohydrolase family protein; protein product: YKVNPSFGTSDDRAALLDAVRSGLVDVIGTDHAPHSREDKINGSPGISNVEIAFEMVNTVFEKEKIGLGRLIEMMAEKPAELLGLAKGRIEEGFDADLVLADLDIAKTISSETFVSKGRNTPFNGWKTKGEIVFTMKEGEIVYDSRQIAR